The following nucleotide sequence is from Mytilus edulis chromosome 13, xbMytEdul2.2, whole genome shotgun sequence.
attccctttaaaattgtcctgtaccaagtcaggaagatggccattgttatattattgttcgtttctgtgtatgttgcattttaacgttgagtcgtttgtgttttctcttatttttgagaaattgagataagacgtggcacggtacttgtctatcccaaattcatgtatttggttttcatgttatatttgttattctcgtggtgttttgtctgatgattggtccgtttctgtgtgtgttacgtttcggtgttatgtcgttgttctcctcttatatttaatgcgtttccctcggttttagtttgttaccccgattttgttttttgtccatggatttatgagttttgaacagcggtatactactgttgcctttatttattaacatTGAATTGAATAAAATGTATTACCTGCAAATTGTAAACTACGTCACTGAATTTCAAATGGATATTCCATCCGTGAAGATCTTCATGTGGAACCAGAGTAATTTGTCCATCGAAGCCACAGTCCCAGGCTTTCACTGTATAGACACCTTGTTCTTCACTGCTTACCGGTGACAGAATTGTAAGTAGGTACAGAATGAACATTTCTTAAAATGCAAAATTAAATTAATGTATTACGCTTTTGATTTAGTTGGAGTAAAAAGACATTTGAAGAAATCTGATTATAAAAGGGTTTTCAACCGGTGATCATTCGAAGCCTGTATCACAAATATGGCAAACATATTCCATTTTGGTATTTATAACAACTTATAAAGCAATGTTTATCGTGTATTAACACATTATTcatttttacatacattttgttttaagcgTTTCGATCCGTCAGTGTTTACTAGTCCATCAGCTGGTAGGGTAAaatttcagttctgtgttacaccCCAGAGTACCGCAATTTTTTCGTATAAATCTAAAGAGTAATATctgaagaatattttaagaggtcttatacttttaaaaaagtgtccaaaaggggTTAAAAGTAGCAAATAGACTGACATGTATCGGGAATAGTTTTGACACAacatggtaatatttttttcaacacatgcCAAATGAAGTTCCCAATTACCTTCCCTTGTTGCTCTTGTAAACAACAATAAAAGTTCCAATATTTTTCTATGTAAGAATTCATAAAACCTTTTATTGATCCCTCACTTACATTGCAGTATACACTAAATTCCGAGTAAAAATAGAGTATCAACATAAGGTGACATCAGCAGGGTTTTCGGCTGTTCGATTTCGTTTAAGctaagatttacaaaatttataaaacaagagCAAATTCATTGAAAAGTGAAGCAATATATAGGGGTAAGAAGGAAAGAAACATAATGAAAAACACTATCATAAGAGGAACAATGTAAACATTACGAAAAGCAAATAAATCGTAACCAGATGGTATGTCAAATTGACATTATTTTGTTCTTAAGAAAGCAAAAAGTCTGAAGAAATTCCGCAACTGACTATTTCACCTTCGTTCCTAGCGATGTGTGTCGATTGAATCTTAACTCAATCATCACACAGCTAAAACATAGAATATAATCAGGCACACCTCTATTGAGTTCGATAGAGTGCACCCTTTTCAGATAGCAAAAATTTAACcgttatttgtcattttttactttataaaataatttggctcacaaaacaaaatttaatcgaCAATTTAATGTTCGTTTTCGGTTGCAAATTGATAAACTTAAAGTGCTTATGAGCGCACTCAGGTATAAATATATTGTAGACTGAATCGAAGACGGTAAACCttttttggacaattttttttagtataaCACTTTGTATTTTATTCATAAGATAATGAAATTGAGTCCTATCAAAAAAAAATCGCGGTACCCTGGGAtgtaacacaaactccttaactaTAGCGCTTTTGAAAAGTAGCTGATGGATTATACGTAAACGCAAAGCATTCTTTTCGATGACTATTGCttccctattttgacattttaacctaatatgtctgtttgttttgttcacacatcgatgtcaatataatggaactgtatgtgactgtcataaaaaataaaactttacctATAAACCgggtttaatacaccattttttTAATGCGAAAATGTATGTactaagtcaagaatatgacagctgttaacCATTCGTTTGATAGGTTCTATCTTTTAATTTTACTATTTTCTAAGTGACTTTCTGTTAAATTTCGTTCGGAGTacggtatttttcttatttactGGGATAAGatgattttatcatatgaacataagataaaaataaaatcccTTAAGAGCGCAACCCTAATTCCTGTGTTCCTTCATTTGGAGTTCAATTCGGAAAAATCCTCATCAAAGTACACTTTCTCTCAAATGACAATTTTattcactaatgagtcttttgtagacgaaacgtgcgttaAGCGTACatatttaatcctggtatatatgaccCAAACTCcttcaaaatataataatgtGGTTTCAGTAAATATTATGGCATGTTTGTAGATTATATCTAAATTGCTGATCGATTTTTGCTATGTCCTGTCGATTTTTCTTTCAGTTTTTATGGAGTTGAAAACAATGAAGTAAGAAAAAGAAAGCAGTCGTCTCTTTTTACACGGATGTTGTCAAAAAtcctattaaaatatataaaatgagatTTAGGGTAGCCGCCAACcagttatatattttaatgtaggTTTATCTATGTGCAGCCGCTTGgcaaacaatatattttaattatcgttgatcatctaaacgagattgattttctggATCGAGCCGGTACATCGAAAGTAAGTAcagcaatcaagttgagatgaccaatgataatttGTTCATCGCTATTTCACATATGACGAAGTTGTTAATTTCATTTACAAAGGCAGGTGCATCCTTAGTTTTAGCGATAATTGTTTATATCACTCTTACTGTGCTGAGAAAGAAAATAATCAAGGTTAAGATCAAAgtaaaatttcgtaaaatagagATACATGTAGCTGTCGGTCATTTTTCTAATTATGAGATAATTCATATGAATAAATACATTCATactaaacaaaaacatttgtttacttatctaaaattttaataattcaaaaatcAACCGGTATTTATGTCGTTCTAATGTATACATCGAGTTGCCTTTACTAACCTGTGACTTATCCTTATATCTCGTTTATGAACTGTTGAACATATTAACGTATCCTTATCACAATGACCTGTCATCCAGTACAGTCCTCAGTAATTAATCAAAGTACttaagtactgaacatcggatgactgcAATATCTGGTGAATGATCACAGatacttgtctcagaaaaaaaactaatcatatctctatacctgaaagttaGATTTAGGTACATAGATACTTTTTTCCTCAGACAAGTTCCTTTGTGGGTGATGAATTAATAACAGATAATTCAACCTCACGTCAGTTATATTTATAGTTCTTTTCCAGTTTGCATGCCTGTGAATTGACAATTTACTaacataatagaaaataaaaaggaGCGCTTATCACCATTATACACATTACACAATATATATCACATGCAAAATTATGCTAGATCACAAGTAGCATAATGCTAAAAGACATGTGACCCTACGCTGACAAAAACGTTTAGTtctgttttatagtgattaagattataacaaaatgttgacaCCATATTTTTGAAAGTTGACCTGTGTAATAGTGTtcgttcacacatcgttgttcatataattgatttttatgcGACTATCATATAAGAAAGAGGATTAGCTAGCAGTAAAATCAGGTTTGATCCACTATTTTCGACAtaacaaaatgcctgtaccaattcaggaatatgacaattgttatccattcgtttgatttgtttgatctTTCATTTATGCCAATcgataagagactttccgtttaaAATATCCGAGGATTTTCGTTTTCTTTGGGTTGAAGTCGTCAATGAATTCAAATCACAACATATTGCATTTAAGGAGAGCATGATGTAATGAGAACTCTTAGGTGGTTAATAATATAAGAATTTAGCTATGGTCAACAAAAATAACGTAATAATAGGAAATGAAGATTTCTTTCTTTTGTCAAATATTTCTTctaaaaactttaataaaaaaaccAATGCAAATGCATGCTTATATTTATTAAGACTTGAAAATAATTTCTTAGTTTTGACTGTCTTTTATTCGTCTGTAATCATGATTGGTCTTCGTTACCCGTCTACATGTAACCATCCTGTTGGTGTCGGTGGTTTTGTTGCTAGTAATATGGAATCTGTGAAAACATATATaccaacatttaatttttttttaatatatctaaAAATCTAAATCAAGATACGATGCATAGTTAATCATTGGTCCTTTGAATACACACACACTTTAACATTATCAATTCTACATTGTACTACTATCTTTGAATATTATCCTTATCGGTTCAACGattaaattatacattttgtagtttgaaagttttatacctgAATACATTTGAATTGTTTCCTGTAATAAACACGTACAGCCTATTTATACTTATGCATGTATATTGGCATTGCAACAGTCGTGCTTTTTTCAGTTTACCCATCATGTCTTTACACTTAAACTAATATTAGAGTTGTATTTTTTAAACCCATTTACAGATgtcaaatgtggagcaggatgaGCTGACCCTTTCAGGTCACCTGAAATATATCCCGGTTTTTTGATAgggtcattagttttctatgatgtgtttgtATACTATTTCTTATCTTTTCGGTCTTTTACTTTCTTTCCCCCCCCCCCGAACGAcgttgtcagttattttcgaaattatgagtttgaatgtccctcttgtgtCGATCTCTTTTCTTTGAAGTCGCGGGGGAACTTGGTTTATTAATAAGTTGACATTGCGATTTGGTAGAGTTCAATTAAATCAATTGTAAAAGGGAAAAGAACAtatacattgtcatatcgggaccttttataactgacatagcggtattggctttgctcattgttgacggccgtacggtgacctatagttgtgaatgtctgtgtcattttggtctcttgtggacagttgtctcattggcaatcataccacatcttcctttatatatatatataggagtcAGTCAAAATGGTTATGTTTGTATAAGGAAATCGTTCTAATCattttcaagaaaatataaattatttatatatgtaaaaacaTAATACAAACCACAAAGATTACAACTGACAGGACAGTATTGTTTTAAAATGGAGGAGCAAACAGTGGGGTCCTGGCATTGGACTAATTTGTTATCATCACAAGGCTTTTTGGTGGTAACTGGTACTGTAATATACAACATAAAATcttaaatgtcactttttttgttatcaattcaCAGCTTTTCTAGTTTCTAGACTCGTAGCGTTTTAGAGCTTAatgatgtacttaggtgatcttagaaaaaaataaataaatcaagaatttaaaattgataatattaGCTGGAAGAGTATAAGTTAAGGAACAGAattagctaaaaatattgataggtcatagAGCTgcttttcaagatatttgatttataaaatatggcgggtaAAGGCTGACTCTgtcttttaccttatatttgcattggtattatttgggtttcaaatcaaaagaaggaaaatcaagaatctgctaaaattttgtcaaatgaccttaTATGAGCTTTAAATCTTATATTACAATATAAATAGGTGTtgtggggcaaaatattttaccttatatcgtatggaaaaacaccaaggagtccgaacatctgacacaaatttcaaaacctcacctaagtacatcctgaAGATATTGAAACCGAAATTATATTATCACAGgaaacaatatatcaaaattttgaaaatatttggtaaaagCGTTTTCAAATTATTGCATGAGCAACGCTTTAAATGTGACTTTTTGCTACTGAAAGGTCTACAACTCAAAAACCGATGAAAGCCAAAATCGTGAACAAACGAACTTGCCCCTTGTTTAGTAACAGACAACAACATatctaatatttcaaaatatttccaaAAAGCGTTTCCAAGTTATTCCAGAATCAACGCTTTGTGTATCACTTTCGCAATTTAAAAGTCTACTACTCAAAACTATAAAATTTcttaagttaaaataaaaaaaaagaacatgaccTTTATTTAGTCACAGGAAACAACTTATCTAAACTTGAAAATATTTCGTCAAAGTGTTTTCAAGTTATAGCACGTACACTAGTACTGCTTAGTAACCTCCCGGTCGCACGATCGCCGTACACCACCAAATTAATAACCGAAGATGTTCTCTAGAAATCCGGTTAGAAATGACAATAGAAATTTATTgactaatatatattaaaaagaaatcaccaaAGACACCAGACATATCAAACGCGCGTTTCTAGTACAAACGACTCGTTATTGACTTTAGAATCAAGGTCAAAtaaggtacgaagttgaagagcaatttTAAGAAATGTAAAGGGAAAGGGACGACTTTCTTTACTTTGGTAATAAACAATATGATGCAAATATCATACAACAATAACATTGTAAGATGACTGTATTGTTTCAACATACCACACATTTCACAACTTAACGGGCAGCTGCCTCTAAAAGGTGAGTGACATATAGCTGGATCCTTACAGTTGATTAATGGTTCATCGACACAAGGTTTTAATGTAGTTTTGACGGTAAGTTCCTGTCCAGCGGTTGACATAGTTGCTGCTTGTAATGATGTAACCGTTGTAATTGGCAtcgcttttgaagaaaataaatgaatatatgtatcTATCAAAAACATATTTCTGTGCTGTTtatcaacaatattttaaaatattgggGATTAACCCGAAGTCTGGTTTATCCAAGTTAATCTCAATATGTAACGTCATCTGATAAGTTTTTCCAGCAGTACATTAGTTAATATTTAAACACCTTTTTACTACATATATATCACGTAAAATGGGTGGCCCAAAGCTTAATAAAGTAGTTTCCTAGTGTTCTATCACAATGTATGTGTCAAATAATGTTCAGCTATATTTATCTTTAGGACAACATGAATGTTTAAACAAACATTGCAATGGTTTGCTTACAAACTCTACCTACGATCCTGTGCAATAtacattttctaaattaaataaagtaTACACAATCACACATGGACACAAACACGTGCACAAAAGAACACATGCATATCTTCATTCATTCATCTCATCTATTCATCTATCCGTTATCATGGTAACACATATTGAAGCAATGACTTTGTGCTGTATTCTTCAATCTATAGTTTTGTATTAGTGTATTCTGGATTTTTACTTTTCGTTGTTAGTTGAAAAAGTCAACCGTTTGTTTTTTAGTCTATACATGCCATACTGACTTccccttttttaatttaatttaaattatagttttgtttttatatcagttttactTGCGATATGTTTTTAATTAGTGCTATGGACAGTCAATTATCTAACATGCAATTGTCAAGCTGATATTTTCTAACAGAATACATACTCTGTAAAATAATTCGGCTATAAAAAATGATTAAAGAAAACCTTGATGTTGAACGATTTTTGTTAGTACACAATGTACATACCCATTGTTACCTTACCAACTTTATGGTCCGTCTTTATAATTGAGTTTATTAAATCTGTGCCAAACTCTGCGTATTAAAATGCATAatgaataacattttaaaaacatttatacacaatgttattttttctgaatattaCTTTGTCTTAATTAACCATTTCTCTATTATACATTTTACctattattctctttttttttttattctagcaccctattgttctatatttttctggctgtttttggttgtttttttgttgttgccttTTCTGTAGTAATGACCCTTTACTCCCAAGTATGTAAACCACACCAGGACCGT
It contains:
- the LOC139500600 gene encoding uncharacterized protein, giving the protein MAMPITTVTSLQAATMSTAGQELTVKTTLKPCVDEPLINCKDPAICHSPFRGSCPLSCEMCVPVTTKKPCDDNKLVQCQDPTVCSSILKQYCPVSCNLCDSILLATKPPTPTGWLHVDG